Genomic segment of Camarhynchus parvulus chromosome 1A, STF_HiC, whole genome shotgun sequence:
aaagaacaaggACAGCAGACACTTGAAGTTTTCTGATGTGCTAGGATGTTACTCTGTATGGATGAATGCTTGAAGCCTTCTGGAATTGCATGGTGATACTCTGTGTACTGTGGCTGTCTTGACTGTGGCATGTGCTGTGACACATGGTCACAGTGAACAGCCTCTGCTCACCTGCCCTTGTAGTCCTGGTAGAGTGGTTTAAAGTTATCACCCTTCAATCAGAGTTTAGTGTCCCTAATGAATTGGAGAGGGTTTATGCAAATCCATCCTACCTGGCATGACAGTTGCCTAGAAGCACTCTTGAAATCTGTCCCTCCATCTCTGGTGAGAATATAGGAATTAACAGCAATCACTTCCCAAGCAACCAACTTAagggctgcctgtgccctgcaaCAAAATTTATCCATCTGAAAACCTGAATAGTCCCCAGATGGGTTACTGCTTAaattgtctgcttttttttgagaaaagaaacccaaactACAACAGTATAAAATCATACTGTTTATGTATTATGGACACATCCAGCTGTATGTGCTGGGCATTTTGTCCAGAATGATATTATGAGAGACTGTACTGAAAGCTTTGCCAAAATAAAGAGAATCCCACATTTGCTGTCTTCCCTTGGTCAGCTAGATGGGTGAATTTGTCATTAAAGGAAATTAAGTTAGTTAAGATCAGTAACTTTAAAAGTACATGAAAAATGtctcacaaaaataaaagaagaaagttttcAGCAACTCTTCCTATGGGAAACTGTAAGAAAACTTCTTGTAGTTCTCACGTTTCTACCATGCTGATTAATGCTTTACTGTCTACAAACAAGCTATAGAATGAATAACGAAACAggcattttaaatacaaaattatagTAACAATACTAAAGATTTTATCATCATAAGAGAACAAAACAAGACCCTTCATAACTGAGTATCAGAAGGACTGGCAGGCTGACAAATGATTGTCCTGATTAAAGCAATGATGCCAGTGTGAGGTATTGTTTGCACACAGGCTGTTTCCTTTGAATAAGCCTTTCCTGACCTTTACAGCAGGCAAGAGCAATGCTTGCTTGAGGACAGGACGCTTCATGTGAGCAAGTCAAGGAAGCTGTAAAAGAACATGAATCCAGGCCCCAAGGCTTGGAAAAACCTCTGCCGTTGTACTGTTGTTGGGTTACAGAAAAGCCATAACCATTCACCTCAGCAAGGACACGGGTTTGAGTGACCCCAGAATAAGAGTGCTGCTCTTTCACCAGCCCACACACAGTGTGTGTGGTCACCTTGTCCTCTCCTGTGATGGCAAGAtctgccaaaacacagaagcacagcagagacaaaGAAGATACATGTGCAGGTAGGAATCAGCTGGTACATGTGGAATACCTTACCTTTGCACTGAGCATCTGTTTTCTGCTAAGTGCTTCAGCTGTGCAGTTATCCATGAGATTTCCCAATTCCTCACCCAGGGACACAGAAAGCATGAACCTTGCTTGTAACCAAATATTCCTTTTCCCCACTAACCTTGTGCCAAGCACCGGTAGGAAGCAAGGGACTACTGATAGGTATTTTTTGATAAAAACACATTACAGGCAACATATAGATCACCTCTATACATCAGGTTGTGTGCATTATCTTTTTTATATAATCAGCAGTGACAGCTGTTCATTCCATAAAGCTACATTTACAATATCACAAAAAAGTCTACTGTCCACTGATtacataacaaaacaaaatacatgGTGTATTGGAGTTTTATGCATCCAGAGAGGAACAGTCTTCTCCCTTGCATCAGCATTTGTGAACTGGAAGCCTCCACTGTTGTGATAAAATTAAACAGAGAAGTGGTTGTGCTATGCAATGTGACACCCTAATTTACTCTGTTTTGGATTGGCTACTCCACAATTAGTATCATggcatttgtttaaaataaaacaggaaaaggggCTATAAAGAAATAAGGTCATTAACTTTCAAACCCAGCAAAGGTGATACAAAATTACACAAGTGAAAAGTGGAAGAAATCTTTCTTGTTGCAGATCTTGTAAATCTCAAGTATAGAAATCTGCATTGATAAGTGTTATATAAATGATGACTTGCCAAGTACACTGAACTGCTGTCACTATGCACATGACACAGATCCCATATGTGAAATGCTTAATACCCTCAGCTTCTAATACAAGTGGAAACAGAGAATTAGTAGAAATatgttcaaatattttaaaattaagagtAAAATTGGCCAATGTTTAATCTTATCTTGTTTTCCCATTGCTCCGTGAAAAGTTTAAagatttactttctttttattcctttggcATGGTATTTTGACATGTTACCACCAACCTAGCCTGCATGCTATTTGGATATACTAGTGTTGAAATGTATCTGATGTCCAGCATATAATAACTTTCTGTGGGGTCAGTGGAAAGTGCAATGAATTTTGCCTTGAGAGACTTGCTCAAGGCATGGATCATATTTTCCTCTAGTTACAGGGAAGGTACagctaaaattaaattttgtgctttattttaagGTTAAAAAACACATTAGAAGTAAATCATTAACTCAAAGAATCTCCGATCATTGCTATTAATAGCAAAGTAACTGATATGTAGCAGAGATTACACACCTGAGTTCCTAAAATAAgcttgctgtgaaaaaaaaaaagcacttgtGCTAGTACAGTTGGTGAAGCACATTAGTACATTCCCAGGATCGGTAGGTTGAGTTCTTCCTAAGGATCAGAGTTGCTGCAGGTGAAGAGATCTGCTCAGCTATGCAAGCTGGTAAGAACCCTACCTGGttgcctctctgctctgcccaggctgcaTCTCTGAGTCTGCTGATGAGCAGAAGCAGTTTATCCAATATTTCCTCTTGGACAAAGGGTTTATGATGGGGCAAGTAATAAGTGGTGTTTCGTAATCTATTAATTTTCCCTAAAGGGACCTGCAACTGAAAATGAGTTCTGTTATGAAATGATGACACATTTCCTTCCCAGAATGAATGGAAAGATTAAGGGGAAATTCTCTTTCCCCAAGTTCATCTTTTCCCATTCAACCTGGACTTGCACCACATCCATGCTGCACAACCCTGGGAGTCTGTAAAACTATGACTTATGTTTCACCTGATTAAACTTAAAATAAAGATAACTTTCAGttttagataaaaataatttcaattggAATTAGATATCTTACACTGAAACACTGCTTTTCCTCTTAACAGTTCTATTGAATTCAATGGACTTGAATTTATGGTGTAAGAAATCACTCAACATGACAAAACATTGCAATATCAGACTTTAATATAGGAGAcacttttgttttgtatttacAGGGATCCCATCCAGTAGGCATCTTGTCCTTGGGAGGAGGCTCTTAAGCATATTGCCAGACAATAAACTACCAATAATAAATAGTTACAAGATCAAAGGTACACCAGTGTAACACCAGCAGAACACTATGCTGGAATCACAGGACTTCTAGTTTTCCCCAAGGTAAATATGCAGGTACTTTAGCAGCTATAGTACCTCTCTGTAAATCATGACATGAAAACCTCATTCAGGTGTCTAAGGAAAATACACTTGAGAACAttaaaccaatattttttaaGCTATTCTTgctacccttttttttttttggtggtagAGCTGCTAGCTACCTGATCTTGCTCTCTGTGCCAGTACTGCCACTCATTCTTCTAGCCAGAGGTACCTTAAATAGTCATGAACTAAGAACCACAAAAAGGCTCAGTTTCCTTGAAAAGCAATGAAGAATCCCTGCATTGTTCTTCCCCTCTGTTACAGAGTGATGGGAAATAGTCACTTCAGAATTTCAAGTGtaaactccagaaaaaaaaaattaaatcagaaagtCAAGATGATCACGTTAAATCAAAATCACCATGCATCTGTCAAGAAGAGGATGTAACACTTAAGATATTACCAAACCAAAAGAgtaaggaaagaggaaaattcaCGCGTCAGGCAGACTTTGGCTTTTCACTAAGCACCATTTTTCTCTAGGATATATTagtttgcattttccagggtCAATCTCAGTGTATTTCCTACCCAAGTTGGTAACTACTCTTTGATAATTGGTATCCCTGCTCTGACTTAGTGGGTTAGGCACATCTGAATCCTCCCCCCAACgctttgcttttcaaaacaacGTGGAATGGAACATCACTTCTCTTTCATCAGATTGTCAGTCCACATATCACATGTAATACaataaaaatttattcatttgtATGATTTCATGAGATTCTTTAACTGTTTTCTTACTAAGATGTAAGCATAATTTATGATTTGGTCAATGTCTGAAAAATCAAGCTATTCTAgtaagtttatttttcagacGCTGAAGCTGTTTCATCATTTATGACTTCACATATGCTCAAGGAGTCCAATCCTATCTCCTCTACTTACTCAAACAGTTCCAGGAGCATGTATTATGAGAATGGACAGAACTGAAGGCCTCTAATAAAGAACAAGGGATTTTTCAGTTATGATTATATTAATGGTTTGACAACTATGCGTTTCTGGTTGCACATTAAACGTGTGCATTAAAATGTTACACATAAATCACCTCCTTTCCCTCCCGAAATCTGTAAcagaaagaaatcaggaaaatgttACCACTGAAACACAAGTAAACCTCAAAATTCATTCCCAAAAGGGTTTGATAAAGATGTGAACCACCACAACCTGCTTTTTCGGTGTGACTCTTGCACATACAAATTAACCCCTGGAGATGCTAATTCTACCTCTGACTGAGACACCGTCTCTTTTACAGTTTcctactaatttttttttaacctgactTGTAGGAGTAGCTTACCTTTTGCTCTTTTGCAATGAGACTACATTGATGATGGAATCTCTTCTTGTAGCTTTCTGGGCCACTGGTTACATAACAGTACCTTGCCGTGTTTAATGTCTTCTCAGCGGCTCAGTGTTATCATGGGCTAAATCAAATGAATATATAACAGCGCCAGGCCACAATGAAAATagtttccagctgggaaaatcTAAACTGAGTGACTGACTGATTGTGTAGTTAGTTAATATTCAGGTACAGATTTATGCTTATTTCTACAAATGGTCCTAATAGTACAGCTTGAtgcagtaaaagaaataaaaccaaaacctctCGTTATGCTTCCTGTGGGTTATCTGTGTGTTGTTTTAAGTATTACTCCTAGTGCTTATAAAAGTTTAGTCCCTTGCCCAGGGTAAACTGGGCTGCAGCACATGCCATTAAAGTTTAAGACTGAGCTATCCTGTTACAGAATGTTTTCAGCTGAGGGTccatgtcacagacatgttttatgaaaaatcctttccttaggattttttctcctgagaagccaagaggcctcaggaacaaaatgtaaacagaaattatctgctgctgtggaatgcaacaggtggatctgtgattggtctcatgtggttgtttctaattaatgacAAATCACAATTCAGCTGTCTGgactgtctcggtcagtcacaaacctttgttatcattccttttctattcttagctagccttctgatggaatcctttcttctattcttttagtatagttttaatataatatatatcataaaataataaatcaagccttctgaaacatggagtcaacattcttgtctcttccctcatcctaggacccctgcgaacaccaccacaggtCCGCAGTGCTGCGGGCAGGGCCAGCTGCCAGTCGCACCCGTTTACTTCGCCCGGGGAGGCGACAGTGGAACCCGGGGCCGGCGGCCGGGCAGCTGCCCGCCCTGGCCGGCTCGACCCCCCCCGCCGAGCCCCACAGCGCGGCCGAGCGCCCCGGGCCGCCCCGGGCCGCGCCTTCAAAAGGGGACGGGGCGGAGGAGCGGCGGCGCTGGCACTGGCTGCCGCGGGGGAGCTGCACCGGGCCGCGCCCTCGAAAGGGGACGAGGCGGGGGAGCGGCGGCACTGGCACCGGGCCGCACCGACCGGCGGCTGCTCGGGGAGCCGGCGGGGCCGCACCTCGGACAGCGCCGAGGCGCCCGTGCTGCGCAGCGCCCGACGGCACCGACGGCCGCGGGAGGCCCCCACCGTTCCCGCCACCGCCCTCCCCACGACACCGGGGCCCGAGGGCACCATGACCCTGCTCAAGCTGTCCCTCATGGCCTTCAGCTTCGTCTTTTGGGCAGCGGGGCTGACCATGCTCATCATCGGCCTCTGGGCCAAGGTGTCTCTGGGCAGTTACTTGGCGCTGTCGGCCAGCGGCTACCCCAGCGCCCCCACCATTCTCTTGGCCACCGGCGTCGCTGTCATCATCTGGGGCTTCCTGGGTTGCTTCGGCGCCGCTACGGAGCACCGGGGACTCCTGCGCGCCTACAGCGCCTTCCTGGCCGCCGTGCTGGCGGCCGGGCTGGCGGCCGGGCTATCGGCGCTGCTCTACCGCCAGACCCTGGCGCAGGGCTTCCAGGAGGGGCTGCGCCGGGCGCTGCTGGCATACGGCGAGGACGACGGGGTGGCGGACGCCCTGGACGCGCTGCAGCGCGCCTTGTCCTGCTGCGGTGTGGAGAGCTACCGCGACTGGCTGCGCTCGCCCTGGGCGCTGGAGCAGAACGGCTCGGtgcccctcagctgctgccgGGCCCGCCGCGGCTGCCAGCGCGGCCCGCCCGACGTGCGCTGGCTGCACCGCGACGGCTGCTTCGGCAGGGTGTCCGCCTTCGTCGGCAGCAACATGTTCTGTGTCGCCAccgctgccctggggctggcactgctgcagctcgTCGGCATTGTGCTGGCCTGCCTGCTGGCTGCCCGCGTCCCTGCCCACCTGCTGGGCATCACCACCCCTCGCTGAATCCCCCCACTCCTGCCCCTAGTCCCCTCCAGCTTTCTTGTTTCCCTCAGAACTGAGTACATCCCACTGGGAATATCCTTCCTTCAGATTCACCATTTCCGCTTGAGCGTCCTCCTCCAAGCTccattcctctgcagcctgtgttAGGTGTGCTATGAGCATCTGAAGTCCTTCAGAGGAGAAGGTGCTGGGAAGGTGCCTGCCGGCCTGGCCATGTGTCCTGCGGGGCAGCAGGTCCCCACTGGAGCCTCTGGACAACTGCAGGTGGCAGCCTGGACAGACATCACTCTCTGAGGCAGCAGGGACATCTGAGGCAAGGCTGGCCGGTTTTCTGGGTGATGTAAACACCAAGGCACCTAAACGTGGACCAGGAAAGAGTAGAGGGTCTAGGAGAGCAAGAGAGGTGTCCCTTGACATTACACTATATGAGTTTTCTTCTGAGACTGGAAAATGATGTtactggaaagctgctggagTGCACGAGGGGCAGGCCGGGTCCAGGGGCGCCCAGACAGCCAcaccagcagctggcactgggagctgcttgaGGGACTGTCCAGCATCGTGCGTCCCATTGCCGCAGATATCCTTCCTTCGGTGTGAGTGTATTCAAGCTGGCCAGCTGCTACGGGTGCTTTTCCCGCTGATGGCGTTTCCAATGCCGATTTCCATCTAAaggtggagctgcagctctaAGTGTTACTCCCTCCTTCAGGATATGCCTGTCCTCGTAGCCAGTGTGTGGCCGGTTATATATATCTTTGCAGGGCTGAAAAGACCTAAAACCTTGGTCCCTGTCATTCAGGAAGATGGCAAAAGCTGTACGATCATATCTGATGAGGGGTGGCAAAAGGAGGGAAGGGTTCATTGCCCTTCAGAAATTTGCTTTGGACTTTTACTGTTAAGATCAGGATGAATGGAACAGGCTGACTGTTTTATAGAAGGGTTTCTAGAAAACAGCCCTCAGACTCTgacatttttcctctctcaaagGATCTGTCTCTGAAGTCTGCCCCCACCTACATTTTTGAAGCCAGACCTGTATACAACCTGAGAGTAAATGGAGAATCCCCAAGACTTGCTGTGTAGCCCTGGGTGTATTCAGGTCAGGCAGCAATATAAATCTAcaagattttggttttttttctgcagcaggtCTGGGTTTGCATTTGGAGTTTGAGGAAAAGCAAGCCACACATTTCAGAGAGTCCTGAACTTTCATAGCTTAACTCTGGCTTCTTTCCACTTCCTTAAAACCTGTGAACTCTATGTATTTCTCTACCTCGCAGCACAAAGACATGCGCACCTTAACCAGCAAACAGGGGAGGAATGATTTCAGAAAAGAATCAAAGAACCACAAAAGAACTCCAGAACATGGCAGCTCTTCGGAACATGGCTTGCAAAGCTGTGGAGAATGAGCAAATGAGTAAAGAAGATGACTGGTAACTTCATGGGAAGAGGGGAGCAACTTTGGGGGCAAGGCTCTTTTCATGTATTAGGCAGCTATTTAGCTATGATAATCATGTTCCAGGGTAACAGTGTAGTGTGAACAGTCTTTGCAGTCATTTGGGTATTCATCTGCATGGGTGGACCCTGGAAATGTGTTAGGAATCTCTGTAGGCAAAACAGTGCTTTATTTTTGAGGGCTgatgtttattattttacaaaatatattttttatttttgcttgtaaATGTCTGGGTATATTTTTTGAGTTATGCAGTAATGGAGTTCCTGTTATTTTCTGGAAGTCAAGATGATGTACAATTTTAACAATGGGCAAAAGTATAGTTTGTATGGTAAATGTTACTTGAGAAATAAAGTTTAGCAGCTGCTAAGAGCAAAACAGGTCACTGTGTCAATTCAGAGTATTTGCATTGCTGAATGTCTACACAAGGTGCAACTAAATGAAAGTGAAATTAAGTGTACATTGAAATGTAGAGACTGAAGCATGTCgtgagttttaaaaattattattcaaaaGATCCATTATAGGGGCAAAAAACCAGGCATTTGTAGAGAGTGTGGGAAAGGGACATGGAATTGCGCTGGGTTTATAAAAAGATCTTCTTTATTTGAGTTAATAGGCTCTGAACATTTGCAAGAATATGACATTGCTCTATTTTTACTTCACTgatgataaaattatttctgattttgacCTTTGTTGCTTTATGTGACACATAGCAGTCGGTCAAAATGAAGTACTCTGTTAAAACACATTCAAACATAGTGTAAATGTGCACTTCAGTGAATTTGCTCTGGTTTTAAGTTGctaagaatataaaaataagaataagaGCAAGTTTGAAACATACCAGTGTATGTTTGTGTGGTGGTTGGGTCTGAATCTGAGGACATCAGCTGATGTAATGAATAATTAAGACTGTAAACCATCACTCTGCACTCTTGCCCTCACTAAAATAGGATAAACCTTGGCAATGACGACGTAAATGCTAAATGTATTTATATCACCAAAGATTTCATGAAATGGCTGTGAGTGTTAGTTGAATGTTTATTGCCAGTTCCTGGAGTTAACAACATTAACTTTTGTAATTGTAAGAAAGAAATGTCATTCTTCTCTAATTAGTTTCCAGATTAAGAGATTCCCAGTAGCTGTTTCAATTGTCTGGAATTCTTTGTGCTTAGTGACCAAATCTTactttaagttttaaaatttatctgaATTCAATTTATCTTGATTTTCCATTACAAAATGGCTGTAACTGGAGAATGTTACTTTGGAAAGCACCATCTATCCCTTGCTGGAATATGTGTTTGTCTTCTGTCATCTGCTTCGGCTTTAAAGTCACTCATCAAAATGgcatattttaataaaagatcATACAGTTTTTTACAAAAGGCTAATATAAATTCTAATATTACTGCTATTCAAATCAAGGAGCAAGCTGTGTTGCAGTTGTAGAAACAAGAGCTCTGTTGTTTGGACAAAGTGAGATTTAGGATTAACAGGGTGCTAAGATTAGACCCTTGTTATGAAACAAGGACTATTTTATAATGCTGATCTAGAATGCCAAGAATATAAATCTTTCAAACTTCAAAAGTGCTTTGATATTTCATCCAATATGAATTATTTGCTGTAGCTAAACTTTGCAttacagaaaaccaaaactaaaaatgGCCTTTATAATAGATGAGTTTTTAAATAAGAACAggtgaatttttaaataagagaTGGCTATTCTGGGGTTAGAAAACTTAAACAATTGGCCTTCCAATGTGTGcagaatttacttttaaatgcCACTGTTTACTTTGTGCAACTTGAAAAGTTAATGACAGTCACATTGTCTCCTGGAAGTTTAAGCTTTTCAGGATGATACTATGGAAAGATATTCAAAGCAAATTAGAGAGCAAAACAACCTAGTGGTAGGATCTCCTGtgattcttctgttttcttctgtttcaatCTTTGTAGTGTAAGCCTTTTGACAGCAGTAGTGGAAATCTCATTGGTCGTGCCCCCATTGTGCTTCAAAATggtaaaaatatgtatttctacTCAACTCTGTGTGATTCAAACCCACAGATTTCACTTTGCTCAATATGTCATTTTAGTTTGCTGAAAATTTGCTTAAAATATCACAATTTAATCCTGCTTTGTTGGGCCCTCTACTGTCGCCATCTACTTTCTGGGCCAGTAAAATGCAAATATCAAAGGATTTAGTGTCCCATGTTATCAAAGAGAACACCATCACACACATTCTTCAGAAGCATATTGGTCAAATATATGGATTTGCTTGTggatgagacagaaaaaaagaagcaaactaAGGAACCTCTTCTGTCCTTGACATTACCTTTGATTTGCAATTAACACACAGTATTCTGTTGTACGGAGGAAATAATTTGTTAATGCTTTTAAATCTACAAAATAGAATTTATTAGAGCATCTTATCTGGGctacagaattaaaattatcaaattaaatattatttcaaatgcTCTAATTCTATAAAGATCTCTCTAATCTACCTGAAGTGGTTTCTGTGCAGCTTTGCTTCTCACTCATTCTCCTTATGTCTAGAGTCACTCTAAGGTTGGCTAAATTTTGAGTTAAGTAGTGTTTGAAGCTTCAATCTTAGACAATTCCCATTTTGTAGATGTTATCCCTGATTTGTCATATTAGGGTACTCAGACTGATACATTATGAATataacatttgtattttttggttttgaacagTATCTTGAGTCTTAGGCAAGGCCACAACAAAATAAAGGGAAGTGCAATGCTCATACTGACCAAGACAGACAACTCCTTGGAACTGACAATTCTTGAAAGACTATCATATTCCATCCTAACACTACAACAAAGAGATCACATACTGCTTGGTAATTCATGTTTCTAGTTTTCCCAAAATAAtggttctgcagcttttctctgtCTTAGTTGAGATGCATCATCGTGAGGTATCAGCACTTTAGAGCAGTGGTGTGGTCTCAAAACCTAAGAAAAGGAATCTTTCATGCTTATAATCATGTTAATGATTATATTATCATGTTAATAATTTCAGATAGCTTCACTTCTTCCACATCACAAAGATGGGGGCTGAGAGTATCTCTGGTCATTTCTAGGACTGACTGGAGGGTTGGGATTGAGAATATCTAGGTTAAAATGTCAGCATCAGTAACAGTAGTTCTACTGCATTACTGCTGTTCTGAGGGCATCTTCCTGGgctgtttctctgcttttggtTCCTTGACATGGCAGACAGCACTGTGTAGAGTGATATTTGGCCAAAAGCCACCTCTAGGACAAGATAGTCTTCTCAGTAGTTGTGCTGGAGTGTTATGCCTTGTTCCTTGCCATAGTGTACTGGTGTCCCAGTAATCCCAGGTACTGCCGTTCTTGCCTAGAAACTCTCAGAAGAGTTAGAGGTGGAGGCTTGTCAGATGCAGTAGCACCTTGAGTTTCAGTGCAGAGTTCGGGGAAAATAATCATGTAGGTAAAGCACAAACCCAACAGCTAAATATACTTATCTCATAATTTGGAAAAGGTTGTTCACTGAAACAGGtaaagaaaacatcagaatAGCTGAGGTATTAGCAGAATTGGAAACTCATTAATATTGCAAAATTTCCCACCAGCGTGGCATGTTCACACTTTCTTGCCCATTTTGACCTTCCATCTCGCTCTCTTATTCCACTTCTTATTCCTGGAGTGTAATTATCTGTAATTATCTGTAATCTCAGTTATTAGTTTTCTGCTACCTTATGGGCTCTCTTGAACaaatttctttactttctagCTTCCCACCCCAAGGTCAGGCAGTCCTTCGAAGTCTGAGCTCCTTGTTGGAGAGCTTTTTGAAAAGAAGCCTTTTGATTGGCCTGTTTTGGTAACAGCACTTTTCTAGCACTAGTAGTTTAGAATTATAtgaaaaatgtgacagaaagTCATAGTTAAACAATGATTTCAGATAGCTATTTTTCTATTAGGTATTTGTTTCTTAGCAAAGCAACACTCCCTCTCCGCTCTCCTTGCAACACTCCCTCACTCACTCTCTGCTCCCCTTGCATATATCGTCTTTGTTGGCTTGATggtgttgttgctgttgttttgttaAAATGATAATATTCTGGGAAACTTAGGCAGAAGATAAACTAGTTATTTTACATAGAAATAAGTGGGTTTTGATCAGCTCTAGTGATtacattaataatttaattaataatgtTTAGAAGGTACCATTGAGCAAACTCATCAGAAAATAAACGTGTTATGAGATACTTAGTGGAGAAAAAATGAAGGccccagaaaaagaaaacaagtctCATGGCTTAAAAGCAGAATACAGATAATTTTAAGTCTCCTGGTAGAGGGCATCGAGACATACACATGGTTCATACAGCTGACAAGTAGAAACGAAGAGATGATGTGAGTGCTGTTTCAAAGCCAGCTTTCTAGCCTGTGTTGTATATGTCATGCTTCTAGTGTGTCAGGGATGTCATCCTTTATTTCCATTCTATCTGATGTTCCTTGTATGCTTATGAcattcacatttatttcttacTCAATTTTTGCCTTAAGACACTCATCACGCTCTTTTCCTTTAGCAGGGGGCTTAGCAGTGATGTTGAAGAACcattctgtccctgctggtggATCCAGTAAGATTTCTTCTGTGCTTCCTACATATTTCACCCCTAAAAAAGGACATCACTATTTTTCTCTGAGCCTGCACTGTTCAGTGTCTTGTTTGCTTCTAATTTATAATACAAAACATAGATTAATCAGCTTGTCCACAGAGactataataataaaaaaagcttttccctttaagccatttgtttttcagattttactCAATTGTACCATCTAAGCTTCATTAAAGTaattcccctgctgctgcttcctctccaGCTTTTAATTATGACATTGTAGTACAATGGTCAGATCCTTAGTTGGTACATTTTTGggaacttcattttttttgttcttctctctTGGCTTTTATCATATGATTTCTATCCTATATTTACATGTTTTCAAGGTGTGCTATTCTGCttcaaatgagattttaaaagtatttgaCACCCTCTTCTCCCACACAAGGATGAGAGGAAATTGCCTCAGGTTGCAGCAGAGGAGtgttagattggatattaggaaagatTTA
This window contains:
- the LOC115910627 gene encoding tetraspanin-7-like, which gives rise to MTLLKLSLMAFSFVFWAAGLTMLIIGLWAKVSLGSYLALSASGYPSAPTILLATGVAVIIWGFLGCFGAATEHRGLLRAYSAFLAAVLAAGLAAGLSALLYRQTLAQGFQEGLRRALLAYGEDDGVADALDALQRALSCCGVESYRDWLRSPWALEQNGSVPLSCCRARRGCQRGPPDVRWLHRDGCFGRVSAFVGSNMFCVATAALGLALLQLVGIVLACLLAARVPAHLLGITTPR